In one Chlamydia sp. BM-2023 genomic region, the following are encoded:
- a CDS encoding aminotransferase class I/II-fold pyridoxal phosphate-dependent enzyme, whose translation MSKYPIDFITNDFLGFSRSTILVSEVAKRYRAYCEKFPHAQLGARGSRAIVGPSQILNNLEKKIADFHNAEAAFAVHSGYMANLGFCYHISQSTDVAFWDASVHVSVVNSLKMISGQHRSFPHNDLDVLESLLRSHRAVSSGRIFIFVCSVYSFLGTRAPLEELLDLTRKYNAYLIVDEAHAMGIFGEEGRGLCHQWGYENFYAVLITYSKAMGAVGAAILSSSEVKTELMLNSPPLRYTTAMAPHTIITIEAAYDHLLIEGESARKQLTILKNYFTERFGESSECCGQPIFLPDLNTDVLISMLEEANIHVGIMNFVEKPFIRINFHAYNTLEEVDILVDLLNSYLEKCSCRVDIDRELHFG comes from the coding sequence ATGAGTAAGTACCCAATCGATTTTATAACTAATGACTTTTTAGGTTTTTCTCGCTCTACAATACTGGTTAGTGAAGTTGCAAAGCGTTACCGTGCGTATTGTGAGAAATTTCCCCACGCACAACTTGGCGCGCGGGGTTCTCGCGCTATTGTAGGGCCATCCCAAATCTTAAATAATTTAGAAAAGAAAATAGCAGATTTTCATAATGCTGAAGCAGCTTTTGCTGTTCACAGTGGCTATATGGCAAATCTAGGCTTTTGCTATCACATATCTCAAAGTACAGATGTTGCCTTTTGGGATGCTTCTGTACATGTTTCTGTTGTGAATAGTTTAAAGATGATCTCAGGACAACACAGATCCTTCCCTCATAATGATCTAGACGTTTTAGAATCTTTGTTGAGATCTCATAGGGCAGTATCATCAGGAAGAATCTTTATTTTCGTTTGTTCTGTATATTCTTTTTTAGGGACGCGAGCCCCTCTAGAAGAACTTCTAGATCTTACACGAAAGTATAACGCATATTTAATCGTTGATGAAGCTCACGCCATGGGCATTTTTGGAGAAGAAGGTCGTGGCTTATGTCATCAATGGGGATACGAAAATTTTTATGCTGTGCTTATAACTTATAGTAAGGCTATGGGTGCTGTCGGGGCAGCTATTCTTTCTTCGTCAGAAGTAAAGACAGAGCTAATGTTAAATTCTCCACCTTTAAGATACACAACGGCTATGGCTCCCCACACGATAATCACCATAGAAGCTGCCTACGATCATCTTCTTATAGAAGGTGAGTCAGCTCGTAAACAACTCACCATACTTAAGAACTATTTTACAGAACGTTTTGGGGAAAGTTCTGAATGTTGTGGGCAGCCTATATTCCTTCCAGATCTTAATACGGACGTCTTAATTTCTATGTTAGAAGAGGCAAATATACACGTGGGAATCATGAACTTCGTTGAAAAGCCCTTTATCCGTATCAATTTCCATGCGTATAACACCTTAGAGGAAGTCGATATCTTAGTAGATCTATTAAATAGTTATTTAGAAAAATGTAGTTGTCGGGTCGACATCGATCGTGAACTTCACTTTGGGTGA